From Mus musculus strain C57BL/6J chromosome 17, GRCm38.p6 C57BL/6J, the proteins below share one genomic window:
- the Prph2 gene encoding peripherin-2 produces MALLKVKFDQKKRVKLAQGLWLMNWLSVLAGIVLFSLGLFLKIELRKRSEVMNNSESHFVPNSLIGVGVLSCVFNSLAGKICYDALDPAKYAKWKPWLKPYLAVCIFFNVILFLVALCCFLLRGSLESTLAYGLKNGMKYYRDTDTPGRCFMKKTIDMLQIEFKCCGNNGFRDWFEIQWISNRYLDFSSKEVKDRIKSNVDGRYLVDGVPFSCCNPSSPRPCIQYQLTNNSAHYSYDHQTEELNLWLRGCRAALLNYYSSLMNSMGVVTLLVWLFEVSITAGLRYLHTALESVSNPEDPECESEGWLLEKSVPETWKAFLESFKKLGKSNQVEAEGADAGPAPEAG; encoded by the exons ATGGCGCTGCTCAAAGTCAAGTTTGACCAGAAGAAGCGGGTCAAGTTGGCCCAGGGGCTCTGGCTTATGAACTGGCTGTCCGTGTTGGCCGGCATCGTCCTCTTCAGCTTGGGGCTGTTCTTGAAGATTGAACTTCGCAAGAGGAGCGAAGTGATGAATAATTCTGAGAGCCACTTTGTGCCCAACTCCCTGATAGGGGTGGGGGTCCTGTCCTGTGTCTTCAACTCTCTGGCTGGGAAGATCTGCTATGATGCCCTGGACCCGGCCAAGTACGCCAAGTGGAAGCCCTGGCTGAAGCCGTACCTGGCTGTCTGCATCTTCTTTAACGTCATCCTCTTCCTGGTGGCTCTCTGCTGCTTTCTGTTGCGGGGCTCCCTGGAGAGCACCCTGGCTTACGGACTCAAGAATGGGATGAAGTATTATCGGGATACGGACACCCCCGGCCGGTGCTTCATGAAAAAGACCATCGACATGCTCCAGATTGAGTTCAAGTGCTGTGGGAACAACGGCTTCCGGGACTGGTTCGAGATTCAGTGGATCAGCAATCGCTACCTGGACTTCTCCTCCAAGGAGGTCAAAGA TCGCATCAAGAGCAACGTGGATGGGCGGTACCTGGTGGACGGCGTCCCTTTCAGCTGCTGCAACCCCAGCTCCCCGCGGCCCTGTATCCAGTACCAGCTCACCAACAACTCGGCGCACTACAGCTATGACCATCAGACTGAGGAGCTCAACCTCTGGCTGCGGGGCTGCAGGGCCGCTCTGCTGAATTACTACAGCAGCCTCATGAATTCCATGGGCGTCGTCACACTTCTCGTCTGGCTCTTTGAG GTGAGCATCACTGCCGGACTCCGCTACCTCCACACAGCGCTGGAGAGTGTGTCTAACCCGGAGGACCCCGAGTGTGAGAGTGAGGGCTGGCTGCTGGAGAAGAGCGTGCCCGAGACCTGGAAGGCCTTTCTGGAGAGCTTTAAGAAGCTGGGCAAGAGCAATCAGGTGGAGGCTGAAGGTGCAGACGCAGGCCCGGCTCCAGAGGCTGGCTGA